TTTCCGGTTTGTCGTCGTAGCTGCCTTTGCTGAATAGCGGGGTGATGAAAGTGAGACGATAGGAGGTCATGGCAATGGCGGCAGGTTGAGTTCGGCGCAGACGTCCGAGATGCTCTTCGCGAGGTCCGGCTTCTTCTTCTTCCAAGTCTTCCAGCGGTCGCGCTTTTCCTTGTGGTTGCGCAGCAAGTCGATGAAAGCGCGCTGCCTGATTTCGTCCTGCGCGACGAGTTGCTTGGCGAGCGTCGCGAACGCTTGCTCGTTGAGACTGACCAGTTCGTCGGCGGCCGCGTCTTTTGGAGAGAGGGAAGCTTTGCGGGCGACCTCTTTCGCGGCGGCTTCGGCTTTGGCAAGTTCGTCTCTCGCCTTTTTCTCCGCCGCTTCTGCTTCCTTGGCTTCCTCGGCGACGATTTGCTTCAGTGCTTCAGGTCGCAGCGAAAACCAGCCATAGCCACAGGCGGTCTTGGCGCCCAAGCCGCGCACGGTGAGGGCGGTTTCGAGCCAGCGGCAGGCGTGGGTCAACAGAGCGGGATTGTCGTTGATGCCATTGAGGACGAGGCAGAAGGCGAATTGCGCGCCGACCTCGACGGCGGGGAAGGGATTGGGTTGAGGCTTCTCCTCTTTGAGCGATGAGGACAATCCTGGGGCAATGTTTCGCTTCTTATCTCCGCCATAGTAGAGCGGGTAGTGGACATTGGTCAGGTCCACCACGATGCGGGCTTCGTTTACCGGATAGGCGGGCAGGAAAGAAACAGCGCCTTTGCGGTCGGTGTCGCGTCCAGCGTCCTGCTCGCGGAAGGCTTTCAGGTCGCCCGTTTTGAAATCAACTTCCGAGGTGCCAAAGACGGCGCAAAAGAGAGCCAGTAAGGCAGGGGTCTCGGCACTACTGGCCGTCTTGAGTTCAGCTAGGGCGGCATGGCGGCACGCGCCTTTGACCGCGGATCCGGGAATGTAGGGCAAGCCGAAGAGTCGGTCGAGACAGATGCCGGCGTTCTGGATGAGGCTGTTGGCGAGATTGATGGCGAGGCGGCCTTCGAGTTGGCCGATGGTGACGGCAGCACGGTCGCCATAGGCTCTGCGGAAGAGGCCGAGCAGGTGACGCGTGTGGCGGGCGCGGAGGTTTGCCAGATCGGAATGTGGCTTGGCGGTCGTGGCCAAGTGTTCAGCCAGTTTGGCTTCAATGCGAAGCTTGACCACCTTGTCTGGATTCATGCCCTTTCGCGCCAAGCGATCCGCCTCGTCTTTGCGCTTTTTCGCCTCGCGGGCGATTTCAGCGTCTCCGCCGTCGGCAATCCGGAGAAGGCTCCAGCGGTGCGCGTCGTTGGCTTTGATCTCGTGAAGTCCCCAACTCTTGTGAAACACGAACTTGTCCAGCAGCAGGCTGCGATTCTCGACGTATTGCGCCGCCGAACCAATCAGTCGGGCAACATCACCAGGCATTGGAATGGTTGCGGCACTCATGTCCTCTCCTCCTTCTTCACAAAGCGGCAGGCGTACTGAAGCCACGCCATGGCTTCCGCCGTGGCTAGCTTGAGTGTTTCACTGGTGGTTTCTTTCCTGGTCAGAAAATCCATCAGAGTCTGGCGATTCTTCACGGACTCTGGAGCGATGGCGATGTCCCTGTCCGCCAAATGGAGGGCGATGGCGTCGAAGACCTTCTGCCATCCCTCCTTTTCAGAGAATGAATATGCGGCTGTCGCCAGCAGGCCGTGGTTGAGAATGAGCGGCGGGATTTTCTTGATGACTTCGCCTCCTTTCTCGCCTGAAATGGTCACGAGCTTGGCAAACGCCAGCACGTTGCGGGCACGGATTTGTTCGAGGTTCTGCATGGGATGGGTTTCCAGGTTGAGTCTAGGCAAGTTTGACCGAGCAGAACCCCAAGCCGGTTGTGCCGTCGCCGCCGAACTGCACGAGTTGCTCCGACATGAGGGCATCGAAGACCGCGTTGCTTTCGGATTCCCTGCGCAGGGTTGTGAACGCGGAGTAGAGCAAGGTTTCGGAGGGAACCGTCTCCTCGTTGAACAGACCGCCTTTATCGGCGGTGCCCGTCTCGTCGTCGATTCGAACATGCTGATTCACCTGGCACGCGTTGACGGCGAAATTCGATAGATCCCCGTCGGAAAGGAGCACGAAGCGTCCTGCGGCGTTCGCGAGAACGGAGTCTGAGAGCAGGCTGGTGAGTTTGTGTTCCCATTCGGACGGGAATTCACCAGCTTGCTTGAAGGCATACTCCTCGAGCACCACGCCCTTGGCATCCGGACGGTCAATCACGAGCTTTGCTCCCGCCCGGCAGGTCATGACCTCGGGCATGGAAGGGATGGTCAGTCCCCAACCTGCATCGCGGTTGAGGCGGCTGAGCGTGAGCGGCGAAACGGCAAGGGCGAAAGCGCCTTTGGCCGAGCGAACGGGGAAGGCGACCAGGCGCGCTTCTCCAAAGCTGATGTGACCGGCGCTGGCGTCTTTGCCCTTCGAGCCCTTGCCGAAGAGTTTATCAGCGTCTGTGTGCTCACCTTCAATCGCGTTGGGGAAAATGTGATCGCGCAGAACGCCCTTGATCGAGCTGCCGGGAATGATCGGGAATCCCGTGTGGCGCTCGCGCTGGACGGGCTGGTCTATGGCGCCGACGCTGGCGCCGGCACCGACGTGGAGGGGAGTTCGGGTGAACAGGAAGAGGATTTTGGTGGTCATGGTTGGCTTTGTTGGAAGGGGGTCATTGACGTTTGGTGGGTGGTCCGGGGCGGATTTCGTCCACGCCGGCGACGAGGCCGGATGGGATCAACTGGAAGACTTCAGGATGGGATTCGGCAAGCCGCGCGAGGTCCACGGCGTCCTTCTGCCGCTTCGTCGCTCGACGTGTGGGGTCGGTCGCGGCCCAGAGCTTGCCTTGCACGACGTCGGGAAGCGCAGCGATGGGGAGTTCGACGCCAAAGAGGGTCCCAATAACGGCACGGGAGGGGAAGCTGCCGTAACGGTGGTTGAGGGTGATCTGGATGCGAAGCCGGCTGCCCGGCAGGGTGGCATTGCAGGAATGAGGAAACTCCTCGACCTGGAATCCTGCCTGTCGCAGCGCGGCGGCCGTTCCTTCGGCGCCGGCAACCGCGAAGTCGGCGTCCAGGGTGACCATGGGCTCGGCGTAATGATTCACCGCGAGCCCGCCAATCAGGCAGAAGGGCTGACCGCTCTCGCGCAAGGCACGGACGACGAGGCTGAGGTCGTTCGTGCTGCCAGTGATTCCGGCGAAGAATTCAGCGTCCGACATCATGGGGCCGTTTCGTTTCTGTTGGTTTGAGGATCGTGGGACTCAGGGGCGAAATCATGTCAGGAGACGTCTCTGGACGTTGCCCATCGGGTTCGGGTCGAAGGGTGGGTTGCGGAGGAACGCTCGCTCCAGGTTGGAATCGTGACGTTGCAGGTGGTGCAGGAGTTCTTCCATAACGCGCGGATCAAGGCCCGACTGGCCATGGACCCGTCCCTCTGCGATCGGATTGTGACCGCCTTGCTGAAGCGGCCGGTCGTGGCCACCGATGTCGAATTGTTCGGCGAAGCCCGCCGCCTTTGCCGGCGCTACCAGGTCCGCTACTGGGATGCCGCGGTGCTGGCAGCGACCCGACGCCTCGGAGCGCCCATCCTGTACGCGGAAGACCTGAACGACGGTCAGGAGTACGACGGCGTCCGGGTGATCAACCCGTTCAAGACTCCGGACTGAACGGTGGGACCTCATTGCGGCCTTGTTCCTGGGAAAAAGTCCCATGTCCCGCAGACGCCCAGGCCAAAGCCCTTCTCGCCCATGAGCGTGCTGCGGCGGTTCCGGATGGTGGTGGGTTGGGTGTCGCTGCCGTGCCAGTTGAGGGCGGCGGCCAGGTTTTTTGCATCCGTCTCCGATTCGGCCTCGAAGTAGTACACGGCTCCGGCCGGAACGGCGAGGTGGGTGGACTTGGCACCGCCCTGGGGGCGATCCGAGTCGTTGGCCAGAGCCCATCCTGTGACGGGAATCGGCTTGGGTACGATGGCGGCGACAAGGTGGGTTCGGATTTCGGCTTCGCCTTCGTCGGAGACGCGCTTTACCCGGGGTCCCGTGTAGTCTCGCCGACGATTTCCCATTCGCAGCTTCAACAACACCCGACCGTTGTCCTTGTTGGGGTGCACAGTCGCCGTCTCTGCATCCCAATCGAGGGAAACCCAGTTTGGCAGCCATCCGCCAGGATGCGCGTGGATCGTTTCACCGCCCCTGGAAGCTCCACCTGGAATCTCCGGCCAGATTGCTGGGGACAGCAGGACCCACTTCACCAGCCAGTGGCCATCCTGCTGATGGAATCCGTCGGTGCGACCGAGGGGCAGGGGCAGGCCACCGTTCCTACTCGGCTCCAGCGTGGCCGTGCAGACACGCTGCTGACCACCGGCGATGATCTCGGCACCGTGGCCGTTGAGAAGCGTCCGCACCAGGTCGTCACCGTGCACTGGGTGGTGAAATTTCTTGTCGGCGGCGCTCGCCAGGACACCAAGCTGCCAGCCATCCCGCAATCGCAGGTAGTTGGCAGAATAGAATTGACCTTCCTCCACCGTGCCGGTGTCCGGATTGATTCCGATTCCGTAGGTGTGCTCGGTGTCTGCGAAGTCCCCATCGCTGATGAACACAGATCTGCCGGGAGGTTGAGGGACTTGCGCCGTTCGGAGGTAGGAGTTCCACGCCCCCAAACTCCACCAGGATTTCGGAGTGCCCTTGGAGGGTGGTCTTGTGGAAGTGACCGGATATTTGCAGGGGGCCACCAGACTGGACGGAGCGGCTGAGGGGTGAGGAGCGAGAACCGCCGAGCCGCTGTCATCGGCATCCGCAGGGCGCGGAAAGTACCAGGTAGGATCCGCGTTGGCGGTGGACACCGGGAATGGTCCTGCGGTGGCCAAGGAACCAAAACGGCGATCACGTCGTCCGGCGTCCCCGTAGATTCCATTTCGTCCCAGACAGTGGGGGTGGGCGTTTTGGAAGATGTCACCGGCCCGGTGGAGTGCTGCATGGAACGCATGATTGATGACCGTGGGCAGCGGCCATGCAGCGCCGTGGCCGGCCGATGCGCCGCTCATTGGGCGGCCATCGCGAAAGAACAGGATGTCGGTGGGGCGGAGCAGGATCGTGTTCATGGCCGATTGCCTTTCGGCAGATTACGTTCGACGAAGGCGACGGTCTGGCAGAGACCGATGACCGCCGACAAAGGGGACTCAATAGGAGCGGCCTCAAGCCGGTGCTGTTCATGAGGGGGCAGTGTCTCCCATCTGGCGGTGTTTTCCTTGGCCCGTTTCAACTCGTGAGCGGCTGAATTCTGAAGATGATGGAGGTAGCGGGAAAGGGCACCGGCGGGATCATCGGCTCCCGCTTCCTTCAATTCGGCAAACTTCGGGGAGTCCTTCTTCTGCCCCTGCCGTTCGATCGCGTGACGAAACTCGCAGAGCACGATCTCGACTACCGGAAATTCCCGAAGGGCTTTGAAGCTCTTGGCAGCGAGGGGCGAGGTGTCGGTGAGGTACGCGTCCAGCAACTCGACAACGCGGTGCGGGAACTTCCCGGACACGCTCTCATCGGCAATGGCGGCAAGCATGGCGCGGTAAACTTCGAGGCCACCGTCCTCCCACTTGCAGCCCCATTCGGTGATTTCGCCGGAACGTTTGAAAAGCGACACGGCGACCGCGCCGCGTCCGAATTGGTTTTTCGCGCGCTTTTCCGCGGCCTGCGCCGCCCGCACGACATCCTGGAGCGGCGACTTGAAGTGGGCGATGGCAATGCCGACGGAGCAATCGGCTTTGGGACCCGGGACAATGGCCGGGAATCTGACTGGATCGTCCAGGAGCCGGGCCGTCTCTCCGTGACGATCGGTGGCCTCTGGCGACACGCGGAGGAATCCCTCCGTGTCGATCTGAAACAATCGCGTGGAACGGTCGCTGCGTCGTCGCTTCCCTTGTCCTACCAAGACCCCACAAGCCGCGCGGTTGAGGTCGGGATCCCCTCGGAAGGCGAGGCGGAGGGCTCTGGCGCATTCCAGTGCAGTGTCCGCCGGCAGCATCGCCAGCACGTCATCGCCGCCGGAGTAAACGAGCCGGCCGTCAAAGGCCTCCACGATGCGACGGACGGCATGTTGCGAGAAGTTTCCGAGCGCCTCGGAGAATTGCAGGTGCCAGGCCGGCGAAAGCGGGCGGTGGTGCTCCAGATTGGCCCCCTTCGCCCGATACACTTCTTCGCATTCCCTTGAGAGCACGTCCTGCAGCCTGGGTGCCTTCGAACCGCTGATCCACTTGCCCATGGAGTCCCCATCCAGGGCAAGCACGGCAAAGTACCTCTCCTCCTGTCCGCCATCATCATCATCGTCGCCCCACGGTTCGTGGGCGGCGATCCCCCGAGTGTTGGGCATCTCCAGATCCTTTGGAGCAAAGGCGTGGCGTGGACAGAGCACCGCGTAGGGCCAGAGCCGCTTGATGAGTGTGCCTGCGCCAAGGTCTTCTCCCCTCTTGACGAGATGGTTTTTCCTGAGGCGGGCAGCCAGCTTCGTAGACAATTCCTGGGCGTCGGCTTCGTCCCCCACGAGGAGGACTGCCACTTCGCGGCCGTTGAGGGAATCCTTGGAATTGTCCTTGGTGGGATGCAGATGGCCACCCACGGCGGCAGGGAAGCCTCGATTGGCTTTCGCGCCGTCGAGCAACCATTCGGCACTGGCATAGAGGGCGCTCCAAGCTGCGGCGACGTTCTTCGGTGCCTGGTCGGTCAGGTAGCGCGTATCGGCTCCATGCTGGCAAAGGTTGAGAATGGTCTGAAGTCCGGCGCGCGGCGTGTATTCGGCGGTGGAATCGTCGTTCGGAAGAGGCTCCGCCTGCTCCCGCGCGCCCTGGAACGTATCCGGCCAGGGAAGCGCCTGCCAATGGACCTCGAGCAGCCTGTCAGCCTGCCGGGAGAAGCGATTCTGGTTGAATCGGGTGCCCAAGGCTTGTGCTGCAACGTCGGCCAAAGGACCGGCAATTTCGTGTTTCAGGAACAGCTTCAGGTCATCTGCAAGATATTGAGCATAGGCGGTGACCGATGCGAACTGTGGTCCGCGGTCGCGATGCTCCACCATGCGGGTGGGCAAGACGGCGAGGAACCGGTTCGGCAGGGAAGGAGTGAGTAGTCGCTGCTTGGAATCACTGCTGCCGTAGTAGTCAAAGGCTTCGAAGAGTTTCGAGTCCTCCACCGTGCTAACCTGATCCCAGATCTCCTCCTTCAGGAGCAAATCCGCGATCGGTTGATCGCAGAGGTTTGGGAAAATCACATGGTCGGGGCCAAAATCGAGCGCGATGCGACGGAGGGTGTGCCCGATCAG
The nucleotide sequence above comes from Verrucomicrobiia bacterium. Encoded proteins:
- the cmr6 gene encoding type III-B CRISPR module RAMP protein Cmr6 — translated: MSAATIPMPGDVARLIGSAAQYVENRSLLLDKFVFHKSWGLHEIKANDAHRWSLLRIADGGDAEIAREAKKRKDEADRLARKGMNPDKVVKLRIEAKLAEHLATTAKPHSDLANLRARHTRHLLGLFRRAYGDRAAVTIGQLEGRLAINLANSLIQNAGICLDRLFGLPYIPGSAVKGACRHAALAELKTASSAETPALLALFCAVFGTSEVDFKTGDLKAFREQDAGRDTDRKGAVSFLPAYPVNEARIVVDLTNVHYPLYYGGDKKRNIAPGLSSSLKEEKPQPNPFPAVEVGAQFAFCLVLNGINDNPALLTHACRWLETALTVRGLGAKTACGYGWFSLRPEALKQIVAEEAKEAEAAEKKARDELAKAEAAAKEVARKASLSPKDAAADELVSLNEQAFATLAKQLVAQDEIRQRAFIDLLRNHKEKRDRWKTWKKKKPDLAKSISDVCAELNLPPLP
- the cmr4 gene encoding type III-B CRISPR module RAMP protein Cmr4; protein product: MTTKILFLFTRTPLHVGAGASVGAIDQPVQRERHTGFPIIPGSSIKGVLRDHIFPNAIEGEHTDADKLFGKGSKGKDASAGHISFGEARLVAFPVRSAKGAFALAVSPLTLSRLNRDAGWGLTIPSMPEVMTCRAGAKLVIDRPDAKGVVLEEYAFKQAGEFPSEWEHKLTSLLSDSVLANAAGRFVLLSDGDLSNFAVNACQVNQHVRIDDETGTADKGGLFNEETVPSETLLYSAFTTLRRESESNAVFDALMSEQLVQFGGDGTTGLGFCSVKLA
- the cas10 gene encoding type III-B CRISPR-associated protein Cas10/Cmr2, with the protein product MLSILDHEERARRIAGMIPSSEMARKEADWAASAADRLPFPPSSDTRTELTCFRHPLGGAEIPLNGQALPIGVAEDTSQTSRPKLNEDNPRAAFISTWRFWRNWAASRHADFALYPAETRLPDHTIWNHLAVTSAMQGCLGGEPWTKDNPGGPVDSPAFLIFTIGPVQDFISAARSTRDLWSGSYLLSYLIGHTLRRIALDFGPDHVIFPNLCDQPIADLLLKEEIWDQVSTVEDSKLFEAFDYYGSSDSKQRLLTPSLPNRFLAVLPTRMVEHRDRGPQFASVTAYAQYLADDLKLFLKHEIAGPLADVAAQALGTRFNQNRFSRQADRLLEVHWQALPWPDTFQGAREQAEPLPNDDSTAEYTPRAGLQTILNLCQHGADTRYLTDQAPKNVAAAWSALYASAEWLLDGAKANRGFPAAVGGHLHPTKDNSKDSLNGREVAVLLVGDEADAQELSTKLAARLRKNHLVKRGEDLGAGTLIKRLWPYAVLCPRHAFAPKDLEMPNTRGIAAHEPWGDDDDDGGQEERYFAVLALDGDSMGKWISGSKAPRLQDVLSRECEEVYRAKGANLEHHRPLSPAWHLQFSEALGNFSQHAVRRIVEAFDGRLVYSGGDDVLAMLPADTALECARALRLAFRGDPDLNRAACGVLVGQGKRRRSDRSTRLFQIDTEGFLRVSPEATDRHGETARLLDDPVRFPAIVPGPKADCSVGIAIAHFKSPLQDVVRAAQAAEKRAKNQFGRGAVAVSLFKRSGEITEWGCKWEDGGLEVYRAMLAAIADESVSGKFPHRVVELLDAYLTDTSPLAAKSFKALREFPVVEIVLCEFRHAIERQGQKKDSPKFAELKEAGADDPAGALSRYLHHLQNSAAHELKRAKENTARWETLPPHEQHRLEAAPIESPLSAVIGLCQTVAFVERNLPKGNRP